The Paenibacillus sp. FSL R7-0204 genome includes a region encoding these proteins:
- a CDS encoding GtrA family protein, whose protein sequence is MQDKAWRAGMIQFLKFNAVGLLNTFIDFAVFTLLHSLGMLNTPAQIISYSAGTANSFFWNKKVTFKGRDRGGNGGFDRMQLVRFIVLNLLVLGISVLLIHLLTDRLGIQVLMAKVLVTFITVIINFFGSRKWVF, encoded by the coding sequence ATGCAAGATAAGGCTTGGCGCGCAGGCATGATCCAGTTTCTGAAATTTAATGCGGTGGGCCTGCTTAACACGTTCATTGATTTTGCGGTATTTACCCTGCTGCATTCCCTGGGGATGCTTAACACCCCTGCACAGATTATTTCCTACAGCGCCGGGACGGCCAACAGCTTTTTCTGGAATAAGAAGGTGACCTTCAAGGGCCGGGACAGAGGCGGGAATGGCGGCTTTGACCGGATGCAGCTGGTGAGATTTATTGTGCTGAATCTGCTGGTGCTGGGCATTTCGGTGTTGCTGATTCATCTGCTGACTGATCGGCTGGGGATACAGGTGCTGATGGCCAAGGTGCTGGTTACCTTCATTACAGTGATCATTAATTTCTTTGGAAGCCGGAAATGGGTATTCTAA
- a CDS encoding glycosyltransferase family 2 protein, translating to MKARYSVIVPMYNEEEVIQVTYERLKKVMDDCGDTYELVFVNDGSRDRTAEIMRGISNTDEHVKLIDFSRNFGHQVAITAGMDYAEGQAVVVIDADLQDPPEVILQMIAKWKEGYEVVYAKRLKRHGETFFKKVTAKIFYRLLSSMTSVEIPTDTGDFRLIDRKVCDVLRGLKEKNRYVRGLVSWVGFRQTMVEYVREERFAGETKYPLKKMIRFALDGITSFSHKPLKIASYIGFFLSFSSFIYLFLVLFQKVFTSWTVPGWASIVGVNLLFNGIVLMLLGVIGEYIGRIYDESKDRPLYIVRETRGYPEAEAEDTRKESDYAR from the coding sequence GTGAAGGCCAGATATAGTGTAATTGTCCCCATGTACAATGAGGAGGAAGTCATTCAGGTAACCTACGAGCGGCTCAAAAAAGTAATGGACGATTGCGGAGATACCTACGAGCTGGTATTCGTCAATGACGGCAGCCGGGACCGTACAGCTGAGATTATGCGCGGAATCAGCAATACGGATGAGCATGTTAAGCTGATTGACTTTTCCCGTAATTTCGGCCACCAGGTGGCGATAACGGCGGGTATGGATTATGCTGAAGGCCAGGCTGTTGTGGTGATAGACGCAGATCTTCAGGACCCGCCTGAGGTCATCCTGCAGATGATCGCCAAGTGGAAGGAAGGCTACGAGGTAGTCTATGCCAAGCGGCTGAAGCGCCACGGAGAGACCTTCTTCAAGAAGGTGACGGCCAAAATCTTTTACCGTCTGCTCAGCAGCATGACCAGTGTGGAGATTCCCACGGATACCGGGGACTTCCGGCTGATCGACCGCAAGGTCTGCGATGTGCTGCGCGGCCTGAAGGAGAAGAACCGTTATGTGCGGGGGCTGGTGAGCTGGGTCGGCTTCCGGCAGACCATGGTGGAATATGTGCGGGAGGAGCGCTTTGCCGGGGAAACGAAATATCCGCTCAAAAAAATGATCCGCTTTGCGCTCGACGGAATTACCTCCTTCTCGCATAAGCCGCTCAAAATCGCCTCCTATATCGGCTTCTTCCTGTCCTTCTCCAGCTTCATCTACCTGTTCCTGGTCTTATTCCAGAAGGTCTTCACCTCCTGGACCGTGCCGGGCTGGGCGTCCATTGTCGGTGTGAACCTGTTGTTTAACGGCATTGTGCTGATGCTGCTGGGCGTCATTGGGGAATACATCGGACGGATCTATGACGAATCGAAGGATAGACCGCTCTATATCGTGCGCGAGACCAGAGGCTACCCGGAGGCAGAGGCTGAAGACACCCGGAAGGAAAGCGATTATGCAAGATAA
- a CDS encoding DUF4179 domain-containing protein, producing the protein MEKWQNQTEKQMLERFRSSVGRVELPVDSYNEQIMNRIEYLETRGGNKLLKKTLAAASIAVVIGLGTITAGFISPVWADTLSQLPVFSSIFKHTDNPGLKLAAEQGLTTSPNMSVTKDGVTLSVTEVFYDGIQLAIGFERAGVTDERVLAEITNFKTDEFDQSTKGLLGLPEVTLESGESLGFGSSSTGDVQGQPNTLLLEMRELWNTSALGDEFKVNIRVPVAQIAEPFEFQVTVKKLAEGIINLTPGQGASKDSFYYKVKSLDITPAAMRMIITSEGEVPASPEQTGEYGPTEVFYELVDDAGNVATSAQGYALRKAVQHPIVDSLYNIFPQPPKTITVRPYTFTLDNELKLLLDDNGKPVRTYHKDLESTIVIP; encoded by the coding sequence ATGGAGAAGTGGCAGAATCAAACTGAGAAGCAAATGCTGGAACGTTTTCGCAGCAGCGTCGGAAGAGTAGAGCTTCCTGTAGATAGCTATAATGAGCAGATTATGAACCGGATCGAATATTTGGAGACCAGAGGAGGAAATAAATTGCTTAAAAAGACGCTGGCAGCCGCAAGCATAGCTGTAGTGATAGGGTTAGGTACGATAACTGCAGGATTCATCTCCCCGGTATGGGCCGATACATTGAGTCAATTGCCCGTGTTCAGCAGTATATTCAAGCACACGGACAACCCGGGTCTGAAATTGGCCGCTGAACAGGGTCTGACCACATCGCCTAATATGAGTGTTACCAAAGATGGAGTGACGTTAAGTGTTACGGAAGTATTCTATGACGGAATTCAGCTGGCCATTGGATTTGAAAGAGCTGGAGTAACGGATGAGCGGGTGCTGGCGGAGATTACGAACTTTAAAACCGATGAGTTTGACCAATCGACCAAAGGGCTGCTAGGGTTGCCGGAAGTTACCCTGGAATCTGGGGAGAGTCTCGGCTTCGGTTCTTCTTCTACAGGAGACGTACAGGGACAACCAAACACCCTTTTATTGGAAATGAGAGAATTGTGGAATACATCAGCTCTCGGAGACGAATTCAAGGTAAATATCCGCGTACCGGTTGCCCAGATCGCCGAGCCGTTTGAGTTCCAGGTAACGGTGAAGAAACTTGCGGAAGGAATCATCAACCTTACCCCGGGCCAGGGGGCGAGCAAAGACTCCTTCTATTATAAAGTAAAGAGTCTGGACATCACGCCTGCTGCCATGAGGATGATCATCACCAGTGAAGGGGAAGTGCCTGCATCACCTGAGCAGACAGGGGAATATGGTCCAACGGAGGTATTCTATGAGCTTGTGGATGATGCCGGTAATGTGGCTACTTCCGCCCAAGGATATGCCTTGAGGAAGGCCGTTCAGCATCCTATTGTGGATAGTCTGTACAATATCTTCCCGCAACCACCCAAGACGATTACGGTCAGACCGTATACATTCACTTTGGATAATGAGCTGAAGCTCTTGTTGGATGACAATGGGAAACCGGTGAGAACTTATCATAAGGACCTTGAGAGCACTATAGTGATTCCATGA
- a CDS encoding RNA polymerase sigma factor: MSYLLFPYMSQIHNCHSLYRCKRKMEVISLEQGNPGGPMNPNKIEEAIHQVHAGDRQAFTTIITEYERKIYTYCYYLLRSREEAEDAVQDIFVKVYQQLGRYERRVSFSAWLYKVAYHHCLDQLRRRKRRSRLLSLYKLQLMTHPQALPEESPVDRIFENLTSEERGLLILRVIEQYSFEEISMITGSSSAALRKKYERLRKKLIQQKADEKGGCAHGEVAESN, translated from the coding sequence TTGTCATATTTGCTATTTCCTTATATGTCACAAATACACAATTGTCATTCGTTATACAGGTGTAAAAGGAAAATGGAGGTGATTTCTTTGGAGCAAGGCAACCCCGGGGGCCCAATGAATCCAAATAAGATTGAAGAAGCCATTCATCAGGTACATGCAGGTGACAGGCAAGCTTTTACAACAATAATTACGGAATATGAAAGAAAGATTTACACGTATTGTTACTATCTCCTAAGGAGCCGTGAAGAAGCGGAGGATGCTGTGCAGGATATATTCGTTAAGGTGTATCAGCAGCTTGGGCGTTATGAACGGCGGGTTTCTTTTTCTGCCTGGCTATATAAGGTGGCTTATCATCATTGCCTGGACCAGCTTCGCAGGCGTAAGCGCCGCAGCCGGTTGCTGTCCCTTTATAAGCTGCAACTGATGACGCATCCACAAGCGTTGCCGGAGGAGTCGCCGGTAGACCGGATTTTTGAAAATCTCACTTCGGAAGAGCGGGGGCTATTAATCCTTCGTGTCATTGAACAATACAGCTTCGAAGAGATCTCAATGATTACCGGAAGCAGTTCGGCGGCGCTGCGCAAAAAATATGAACGGCTCCGTAAAAAACTGATTCAGCAAAAAGCGGATGAAAAGGGAGGGTGTGCTCATGGAGAAGTGGCAGAATCAAACTGA
- a CDS encoding class D sortase, with protein MRKLSYLIILAGVLIMLYPKGSEWYEDRQQQKLLEEAEQAYSEIVPSATAPASQDLSKPYAEVTQLLAEESGAEEPVPTAAPEIEVGGKITAIIEIDKIDLKLPVLEGATKANMKHAAAHMKETAPIGAVGNAAIAAHRSRTAGRLFNRLDEVGKGDTITIITRGQEYKYVVYDVSIVEPTDISVLKGKDDDKILTLITCDPLVDPTHRLIIHAKLT; from the coding sequence ATGCGGAAGTTATCCTATTTGATTATACTTGCCGGGGTCCTGATTATGCTCTACCCCAAAGGAAGCGAATGGTACGAGGACCGTCAGCAGCAGAAGCTGCTGGAAGAGGCCGAACAGGCCTATAGTGAAATCGTTCCTTCGGCTACAGCTCCTGCCAGCCAGGATCTGAGCAAGCCTTATGCGGAAGTCACCCAACTGCTGGCGGAAGAGTCTGGTGCGGAAGAGCCAGTGCCGACTGCAGCGCCCGAGATTGAAGTTGGAGGTAAGATCACTGCTATTATTGAAATCGACAAAATCGATCTGAAGCTGCCTGTACTGGAGGGCGCCACGAAGGCCAATATGAAGCATGCTGCTGCACATATGAAGGAGACAGCTCCGATAGGTGCGGTAGGCAACGCGGCGATTGCGGCACACCGGTCGAGAACAGCAGGGCGGCTGTTCAACAGACTGGATGAGGTCGGTAAAGGGGATACCATTACTATTATTACAAGGGGCCAGGAATACAAGTATGTAGTATATGATGTGTCCATTGTAGAGCCTACCGATATTTCGGTACTGAAGGGTAAGGACGACGATAAGATTCTGACCCTCATTACCTGCGATCCGCTTGTTGATCCGACCCACAGACTCATTATTCATGCGAAGCTAACCTGA
- a CDS encoding acyl-[acyl-carrier-protein] thioesterase, translated as MDKHSSFLWTEQFRVQASDTDYRSRGKLSFLLDIMQRAADSAVSSLGLSMESMLKAGMGWMVITLDLNLQRLPSPGELLDVHTWSKGNKGPLWQRDYRIYDAQGVEFASARSIWALVDIGKRRILRPSALPIVVEPYVEDSVGSLPDKVIIPSELPLQEVYRYQVRYSGLDNNKHLNNARYADLCCDALALEEWEELELTGLHITYVQEAKYGEEISVMRSSLTEEGVYVRGQGGGRIFFEACLKLRR; from the coding sequence ATGGACAAGCACAGCAGTTTTTTGTGGACAGAGCAGTTCAGGGTTCAAGCAAGTGATACGGATTACCGGTCAAGGGGCAAGCTCTCCTTCCTGCTGGATATCATGCAGCGTGCTGCGGATTCGGCTGTAAGCAGTCTGGGGCTAAGTATGGAGAGTATGCTCAAGGCGGGAATGGGCTGGATGGTCATCACGCTTGATCTGAATCTGCAGCGTCTCCCATCCCCGGGCGAGCTTCTTGATGTACACACCTGGAGTAAAGGAAACAAAGGACCGCTCTGGCAGCGGGATTACCGGATCTATGATGCCCAAGGTGTAGAGTTTGCTTCGGCGCGCTCGATCTGGGCGCTTGTGGATATCGGGAAGCGGAGAATTTTGCGTCCGTCAGCCTTACCTATTGTTGTCGAGCCGTATGTAGAAGATTCCGTAGGCAGTCTGCCGGATAAAGTGATTATTCCATCAGAGCTTCCCTTGCAAGAGGTTTACCGTTATCAGGTAAGATATAGCGGGCTGGATAACAATAAACATCTTAACAATGCGCGCTATGCAGATTTATGCTGTGATGCTCTGGCGCTGGAGGAGTGGGAGGAGTTAGAGCTTACGGGGCTTCATATCACCTATGTCCAGGAAGCCAAGTATGGTGAGGAGATCAGTGTTATGCGTTCTTCTCTGACTGAAGAAGGGGTATATGTGCGCGGGCAAGGCGGGGGGCGGATCTTTTTTGAAGCTTGCCTGAAGCTTAGAAGATAG
- a CDS encoding helix-turn-helix domain-containing protein, which yields MKNRQLILQATQYIESNLKQPLSVLDLSREAGYSLFHFIRLFQGVTGLTPGDYIARRRISEAARDILDRPERTFQEISLDYAYNDYETFTRAFKRLLHTTPTHIRHKSNPDIPLLLHPLQPADLPHWSDQKGASPDLIELGAIRLQGPFITVMQDQSVIGSAWEQLFSSLSAIPDRKLPEQYYQVGYWPDNYENQGISFHIACELNTLASVCAGTTVQSSCEQTGTNLTTHTLPPARYLRFKHTGPSAEVSATYKYIYGVFLPRTDYRLNLSYEFESYGQGYLGPYHPNSVSEIYIPLTLL from the coding sequence ATGAAAAACAGACAGCTTATTCTGCAGGCCACCCAATATATTGAATCGAATCTGAAGCAGCCGCTGTCTGTTCTGGACCTCTCCAGAGAGGCTGGGTATTCCTTGTTCCACTTCATCCGCCTGTTTCAAGGGGTTACCGGACTCACACCGGGCGACTATATTGCAAGAAGGAGGATTTCCGAGGCGGCCAGGGATATTCTAGACAGACCCGAGCGGACCTTTCAAGAGATCTCATTGGACTATGCTTATAATGATTACGAGACCTTCACCCGGGCCTTCAAAAGACTGCTGCACACTACTCCCACCCATATCCGCCACAAGTCTAACCCGGACATCCCTCTGCTGCTTCATCCCTTACAGCCGGCTGATTTACCACATTGGTCAGACCAGAAGGGCGCCTCTCCTGACCTGATTGAGCTTGGTGCAATCAGACTTCAGGGGCCATTCATTACCGTTATGCAAGATCAGTCGGTCATCGGATCCGCATGGGAGCAGCTGTTCAGCAGCCTTTCTGCTATCCCGGACCGCAAGCTTCCAGAACAATATTACCAGGTAGGCTACTGGCCGGATAACTATGAGAATCAGGGAATCTCCTTTCACATTGCCTGCGAATTGAATACCCTAGCATCTGTATGTGCCGGCACTACCGTTCAGTCGAGCTGCGAACAAACAGGCACCAATTTAACAACTCATACTTTGCCGCCAGCACGTTATCTTAGATTTAAGCATACAGGGCCGTCCGCCGAAGTTTCTGCCACTTACAAATATATCTATGGCGTTTTTCTGCCGAGAACCGATTACCGTCTGAACCTCTCTTATGAATTTGAATCCTACGGCCAGGGCTATCTGGGCCCCTACCATCCGAACTCCGTAAGTGAAATCTACATCCCGTTAACGTTGCTCTAA
- a CDS encoding DNA topoisomerase III: MKVLVLAEKPSVAREIARVLGCGNKQKSYMEGPKYVVTWALGHLVGLAEPEDYNNKYATWALEDLPILPEKAKLKVLRETSQQYKAVQQLMKRQDIEELIVATDAAREGELLARWIMNMAGWKKTFRRLWISSQTDKAIKEGFASLRPGRDFDRLYESARCRAEADWMIGLNVTRALTCKFGAPLSAGRVQTPTLGMIMDRENEITGFRSQEYDLLTADFGNFQAGWRAQGGDGRIWEREKTGILKDKLTGRSGRITKVQKSEKSEPHPLAYDLTELQRDANRKFGFSAKQTSSVLQKLYEQHKLVTYPRTDSRYLTADMTGTLKERLDSVGVGPYAALARPLLRKPLPVTKRIVDDSKVSDHHAIIPTEQTVLLNLLSAEERKLYDLIVRRFISLFYPPARYDNVAVTVTVDGESFYVKGTTIKDAGWREVYGGDMSSDDEEENAGDEPAAGNVKLPELREGDSVKLARCIIKPGRTQPPKRYNEATLLTQMEKHGLGTPATRADIIEKLVSSDTIERQGNLLHPTGKGKQLIELVSGQLRTPELTARWEAELERIARGQGRPEPFLQGIRSMAQELVSGVKNSGAEYKPHNVSNSHCPECGTRMLEKKTKRGKLLVCPKEDCGYTRAGEKQLSNRRCPQCHKKMEMKEGKAGKYVQCLGCGITETMDKDHKHINKREQQKLVQQYSKTESAGNNLGDLLKAAMEAKQKGK, from the coding sequence ATGAAGGTATTAGTATTGGCAGAGAAGCCGTCGGTGGCCCGTGAGATTGCGCGGGTGCTGGGCTGTGGAAATAAACAGAAGAGTTATATGGAAGGTCCGAAATATGTGGTGACCTGGGCGCTGGGGCATCTGGTTGGCCTGGCTGAGCCTGAGGACTATAACAATAAATATGCAACGTGGGCGCTGGAGGATCTGCCGATTCTTCCAGAGAAGGCTAAGCTGAAGGTGCTGCGCGAGACCAGCCAGCAATATAAGGCTGTGCAGCAGCTAATGAAGCGGCAGGATATTGAGGAGCTGATCGTAGCAACGGATGCGGCGCGTGAGGGTGAATTGCTGGCCCGCTGGATAATGAATATGGCAGGCTGGAAAAAAACGTTCCGGCGGCTGTGGATCTCTTCCCAGACGGATAAGGCCATTAAGGAGGGCTTCGCTTCTCTGCGGCCTGGACGGGATTTCGACCGCCTGTATGAATCTGCACGCTGCCGTGCTGAGGCGGATTGGATGATCGGGCTGAATGTGACGCGGGCCTTAACCTGCAAGTTTGGCGCTCCGCTCTCTGCGGGGCGTGTTCAAACACCTACCCTGGGAATGATTATGGACCGGGAGAATGAGATTACCGGCTTCCGTTCCCAGGAATATGACCTGCTGACTGCGGATTTCGGGAATTTTCAGGCGGGTTGGCGTGCGCAGGGCGGGGACGGCCGGATTTGGGAGCGAGAGAAAACCGGCATTCTGAAGGATAAGCTTACAGGCCGCAGCGGACGGATCACCAAGGTGCAAAAGAGTGAGAAAAGCGAGCCGCATCCGCTGGCTTATGATCTGACAGAGCTGCAGCGGGATGCTAACCGCAAATTCGGCTTCTCGGCCAAACAGACCTCAAGTGTGCTTCAGAAGCTGTATGAACAGCATAAGCTGGTCACTTATCCGCGTACAGACAGCCGTTATCTGACCGCTGATATGACGGGTACGTTAAAAGAAAGACTCGACAGCGTGGGTGTCGGGCCGTATGCAGCCCTCGCTAGACCGCTGCTACGGAAGCCGCTGCCGGTCACGAAGCGGATTGTCGATGACAGCAAGGTCAGCGATCACCACGCGATTATTCCGACAGAGCAGACAGTGCTGCTCAATTTGCTGAGTGCGGAAGAACGGAAGCTCTACGATCTGATCGTAAGGCGGTTCATTAGCCTGTTCTATCCTCCGGCCCGTTATGATAACGTAGCTGTGACGGTAACCGTAGATGGTGAAAGCTTCTATGTCAAGGGAACTACCATCAAGGATGCAGGCTGGCGTGAGGTATACGGCGGAGATATGAGCTCGGATGACGAAGAGGAAAATGCGGGGGATGAACCCGCAGCGGGCAATGTAAAGCTGCCGGAGCTGCGGGAAGGCGATAGCGTGAAGCTTGCGCGCTGCATCATCAAGCCGGGACGGACCCAACCGCCGAAGCGCTATAATGAAGCCACGCTGCTGACGCAGATGGAGAAGCATGGGCTGGGGACACCGGCCACCCGCGCGGATATCATCGAGAAGCTGGTCAGCTCCGATACAATTGAACGGCAGGGCAATCTGCTGCATCCTACCGGCAAGGGCAAGCAATTGATTGAGCTGGTCTCTGGGCAGCTGCGCACACCGGAGCTGACGGCACGCTGGGAAGCGGAGCTGGAGAGAATTGCGCGCGGGCAAGGGCGCCCGGAGCCTTTTTTGCAGGGGATCCGGAGTATGGCCCAGGAGCTGGTGTCCGGGGTGAAGAACAGCGGAGCGGAATACAAGCCGCATAATGTCTCTAACAGCCATTGTCCGGAGTGTGGAACAAGGATGTTAGAAAAGAAGACCAAACGCGGCAAGCTGCTGGTCTGTCCGAAGGAGGACTGCGGCTACACCCGGGCGGGCGAGAAGCAGTTGTCAAACCGCCGCTGCCCGCAGTGCCATAAGAAGATGGAGATGAAGGAAGGCAAGGCCGGGAAGTATGTGCAGTGCCTCGGCTGCGGCATTACAGAGACGATGGATAAGGACCACAAGCATATTAACAAACGCGAGCAGCAGAAGCTGGTTCAGCAGTACAGCAAGACGGAAAGTGCCGGCAACAATCTTGGCGATCTGCTGAAGGCTGCGATGGAAGCGAAACAGAAGGGCAAGTAG
- the tsaA gene encoding tRNA (N6-threonylcarbamoyladenosine(37)-N6)-methyltransferase TrmO — protein MPASESYNIIPVGVVTGTPQNLRLEIRPEYRPALKGLDAFSHCQILWWIHEFAEDCFRQTMQIEPPYNAPVSGVFATRSPVRPNPIGLTVAHILSVDLDQGIVEVSGLDAYPGTPVLDIKAYFPSTDRVRQVRVPAWAASWGEWTVE, from the coding sequence ATGCCCGCCTCAGAATCGTATAATATTATACCAGTAGGAGTAGTAACGGGAACACCGCAGAACCTGCGACTTGAGATTAGACCCGAATACAGACCTGCCTTGAAGGGGTTAGATGCTTTCAGCCACTGCCAGATCCTGTGGTGGATTCATGAGTTTGCAGAAGATTGCTTCCGGCAAACTATGCAAATCGAGCCTCCCTATAATGCGCCGGTAAGCGGTGTTTTTGCGACCCGGTCTCCGGTCCGCCCTAATCCGATTGGACTTACGGTTGCCCATATTCTATCCGTTGACCTGGATCAGGGAATTGTTGAAGTCAGCGGACTGGATGCCTATCCGGGAACGCCCGTACTTGATATCAAAGCTTATTTCCCCTCCACCGACCGTGTCCGTCAGGTTAGAGTGCCCGCGTGGGCTGCCTCATGGGGAGAGTGGACTGTAGAGTAA
- a CDS encoding transglutaminase-like domain-containing protein, with protein sequence MKKFYLMLITLFVIVTSVQTGTAQAANADSSWLNVGQLDQGVIGVSYDVPKGKKMKLMITKDNNSYTYNLYTSKPNETFPLQQGNGSYKVSVLENTTGNKYKVLSSETVSLSMSNVNAVYLSSVQNVKWSSSDKSVQKAAQLTKGLTTDADKVKAIYNYIVTNVKYDYSLANSVSTDYIPNNDNTLATNKGICYDYASLFATMLRSEGIPTKLVMGNTSYVTSYHAWNEVFLNGKWVTIDTTVDAGLGKNTASTELVKAASKYTAAKFY encoded by the coding sequence ATGAAGAAGTTTTATTTAATGTTGATTACACTTTTTGTGATCGTCACTTCCGTGCAGACAGGCACTGCTCAAGCCGCTAATGCAGATTCAAGCTGGTTAAATGTTGGACAACTTGATCAAGGGGTGATCGGGGTTTCGTACGATGTTCCTAAGGGCAAGAAGATGAAGCTCATGATTACCAAGGACAATAACAGCTATACTTACAACTTATACACCTCCAAACCGAACGAGACATTCCCGCTGCAACAAGGTAATGGCTCTTATAAGGTCTCCGTTCTTGAGAATACTACAGGCAACAAATATAAAGTACTATCTTCCGAGACTGTATCTCTCTCCATGAGCAATGTGAATGCCGTATATTTGAGCTCCGTACAAAATGTAAAGTGGAGTTCTTCCGATAAATCCGTTCAAAAGGCAGCCCAGCTTACAAAGGGTCTGACCACAGATGCAGACAAAGTTAAGGCTATCTACAATTACATCGTAACTAACGTGAAATATGATTACTCTCTGGCTAACAGCGTAAGCACAGATTATATTCCGAACAACGATAACACGCTTGCTACCAACAAAGGGATCTGCTACGATTACGCATCCTTGTTCGCTACTATGCTCCGCAGTGAAGGTATTCCAACCAAATTGGTTATGGGGAATACAAGCTATGTAACTTCATACCATGCCTGGAACGAAGTGTTCCTGAACGGCAAATGGGTAACGATTGATACTACAGTCGATGCAGGTCTGGGTAAAAACACAGCATCGACAGAACTGGTCAAAGCAGCAAGTAAATATACTGCAGCGAAATTCTACTAA